One window of Candidatus Binatia bacterium genomic DNA carries:
- the ftsE gene encoding cell division ATP-binding protein FtsE: MISLRGVSLVYPNGVRAIDNVSLEIAKGDFVFLVGDSGTGKSSLLRLLYREAKSTSGEIVVDGIRVDRLKRNRVPALRRHLGVVFQDFKLLTDKTVWENVAFAMQVTGAHTRDVMRQVPRVLDLVGLSHKSRMYPSELSGGEQQRTAIARALVNNPKILLCDEPTGNLDPANTTEITALLLRINLKGTTVVVATHNQAVVDRMRRRVVRLHDGRIATDEERGYYYLGLGESQVLSG, translated from the coding sequence ATGATCTCCCTCCGCGGCGTTTCGCTGGTCTATCCGAACGGCGTGCGCGCCATAGATAACGTGAGCCTCGAGATTGCCAAGGGCGACTTCGTCTTCCTGGTCGGCGACTCCGGAACCGGAAAGTCAAGTCTGCTCCGCTTGCTCTACCGCGAGGCCAAATCTACGTCCGGCGAGATCGTCGTCGACGGCATTCGCGTCGATCGCCTCAAGCGCAACCGCGTTCCCGCCCTGCGCCGCCACCTCGGCGTCGTTTTCCAAGATTTCAAGCTGCTGACCGACAAGACCGTCTGGGAGAACGTCGCGTTCGCGATGCAGGTGACGGGCGCCCACACGCGCGACGTGATGCGCCAGGTGCCGCGCGTGCTCGACCTCGTCGGGCTATCGCACAAGAGCCGCATGTATCCCAGCGAGCTCTCCGGCGGCGAGCAGCAGCGGACCGCGATCGCGCGCGCGCTCGTCAACAATCCGAAGATACTGCTCTGCGACGAGCCGACCGGAAACCTGGACCCCGCGAACACGACCGAGATCACCGCGCTGCTGCTGCGCATCAACCTCAAAGGGACGACGGTCGTCGTCGCAACGCACAATCAAGCGGTCGTCGATCGCATGCGGCGCCGCGTCGTCCGTCTGCACGACGGGCGGATCGCAACGGACGAAGAGCGAGGCTACTATTATCTTGGACTCGGGGAAAGTCAAGTTCTTTCTGGGTGA
- the ftsX gene encoding permease-like cell division protein FtsX has product MDSGKVKFFLGEVLRNFSRNAGMQITAIGTVAITIVLLGLFLFARSALADLGSRLLDQIEISAYLRTDVTPAQTAAIGRFLASDPRVASAEFVSKKQGLAELRERTKGAIDTGLLTENPLPDKFRIKTRVPDDVPAVADTVRRLSGVDNVVYGQKIVARLLQLGAVMRRIGIGVIAVFLVVAGIIISNTIRLTVFARRREIAIMQLVGATSTYIRLPFICEGLLDGLIGALLAIALLAIARAALWPRLLEALPWAQLTIAPLDARLLSLELLAVGAAIGGVASWISVGRHLRT; this is encoded by the coding sequence TTGGACTCGGGGAAAGTCAAGTTCTTTCTGGGTGAGGTGTTGCGCAACTTTTCGCGCAACGCCGGCATGCAGATCACGGCGATCGGAACGGTCGCCATCACGATCGTCCTGCTAGGCCTCTTTCTATTCGCCCGGTCGGCGCTCGCCGATCTCGGCTCGAGGCTGCTCGATCAGATCGAGATCTCGGCCTATCTGCGCACCGACGTGACGCCGGCGCAGACGGCGGCGATCGGGCGCTTTCTCGCCTCGGATCCGCGCGTAGCTTCGGCGGAGTTCGTCTCGAAGAAGCAGGGGCTCGCCGAACTGCGAGAGCGCACGAAGGGCGCGATCGACACCGGGTTGCTCACCGAGAACCCGCTTCCCGACAAGTTTCGCATCAAGACGCGCGTCCCCGACGACGTGCCGGCCGTCGCCGACACCGTACGCCGGCTCTCCGGCGTGGACAACGTCGTCTACGGTCAGAAGATCGTCGCGCGGCTCCTCCAACTCGGGGCCGTCATGCGCCGCATCGGAATCGGCGTGATCGCCGTCTTCCTCGTCGTCGCGGGCATCATCATATCGAACACGATTCGCCTGACGGTCTTCGCCCGCCGCCGCGAGATCGCGATCATGCAGCTCGTCGGCGCGACGAGCACCTACATTCGCCTTCCCTTCATCTGCGAGGGTCTGCTCGACGGGCTGATCGGCGCGCTGCTCGCGATCGCGCTGCTCGCGATCGCCCGCGCCGCGCTCTGGCCGCGTCTGCTCGAAGCGTTGCCGTGGGCGCAATTGACGATCGCTCCTCTCGACGCGCGTCTGCTCTCGCTCGAACTGCTTGCGGTCGGCGCCGCGATCGGCGGCGTCGCATCGTGGATCTCCGTCGGACGCCACCTGCGCACGTGA
- a CDS encoding DUF4760 domain-containing protein — translation MSVEQLLAGASVVVSLVALGFSTFLLTRQNKQLEHERNALAILDAIARLTNPSIVEAFSKLEKIGDRFPDDQSVRARFEGSEDDHAMVLVAQYVETVACLARRGVLDASLLVDAVGFMLRSRWNTIRPFVARWRRVRDNAYLFENFEWLATYSAWWKDTPRPPNDPNYREDQFSGVEFKV, via the coding sequence GTGAGCGTCGAGCAGCTCCTCGCCGGAGCGTCGGTCGTCGTCTCGCTCGTCGCGCTCGGTTTTTCGACGTTCCTGCTCACTCGCCAGAACAAGCAGCTCGAGCACGAGCGCAACGCGCTGGCGATTCTCGACGCGATAGCGCGGCTCACGAACCCGTCCATCGTCGAGGCGTTCTCCAAGCTCGAGAAGATCGGCGACCGCTTTCCCGACGACCAAAGCGTGCGCGCGCGCTTCGAAGGATCCGAAGACGACCACGCGATGGTGCTCGTCGCGCAGTACGTCGAGACGGTCGCCTGTCTCGCGCGGCGCGGCGTCCTCGATGCCTCGTTGCTCGTCGATGCCGTCGGCTTCATGCTCCGCTCGCGCTGGAACACGATCCGTCCCTTCGTGGCGCGCTGGCGGCGCGTGCGCGACAACGCGTACCTCTTCGAGAACTTCGAATGGCTCGCGACGTATAGCGCGTGGTGGAAGGATACGCCGCGTCCTCCCAACGACCCGAACTATCGCGAGGATCAGTTCAGCGGGGTCGAGTTCAAAGTCTGA
- a CDS encoding cytochrome c oxidase assembly factor Coa1 family protein, which produces MKPWIWIAIAASFLLIAGLVGSVVLMAFSLLGVMDHTDAHACALSAVRHSVLAVRMLGRPITQQGFTSGSTSRANGELTEDVRFTVRGPLGTAYVIARGKRSPIESRLDVLLGSNGSSVTIYSGPFDCRALHRGLILGAAAGAVRL; this is translated from the coding sequence ATGAAGCCCTGGATCTGGATCGCGATCGCCGCGAGCTTCTTGCTGATCGCCGGGCTCGTCGGCAGCGTCGTTCTGATGGCGTTCTCTCTCCTCGGCGTGATGGATCACACCGACGCGCACGCCTGCGCGCTATCGGCCGTCCGGCACAGCGTGCTCGCGGTGCGGATGCTCGGCCGTCCGATCACACAGCAAGGGTTCACCAGCGGCTCGACGAGCCGCGCGAACGGTGAGTTGACCGAGGACGTCCGCTTCACCGTGCGCGGCCCGCTCGGCACCGCTTACGTCATCGCGCGCGGCAAGCGTTCGCCGATCGAATCGCGTCTCGACGTCCTGCTCGGGAGCAACGGCAGCAGCGTGACGATCTACTCCGGCCCCTTCGACTGCCGCGCGCTCCATCGCGGCTTGATCCTCGGCGCTGCCGCCGGCGCGGTCAGACTTTGA
- a CDS encoding peptidoglycan DD-metalloendopeptidase family protein codes for MRRLTALAVALALVPGLSGAGKSPLEQRIQAERAKAQQIQSRLHAKRAELNSVTARYDDLQRQLGETNAAIGQVNGRLGTLQVQHDWTERRIDWNAIQLDAARRSLRLHDELLKRRLVDIYEYGDMTYLNTLVAARSFSEFVERWEDLRLLIAANERTVRARKAEEARVTAIEADLERTRLELQQEETAQEEARSQLNSLADERKTLVEFAAMRKHDVASQVAEMESLSAAEESQLEGLILERERELEAQQRAAGIAGGTPSSGSSGSFSWPVTGTITSPFGWRSNPFGGSPEFHQGLDIAAPAGTTVTAAAAGTVIMAQWYGGYGNYILIDHGGGYSTGYGHLSAIYVASGQVVARGQAIGAVGSTGQSTGPHLHFEVRIAGKPVDPAPRLH; via the coding sequence ATGCGACGCCTGACCGCGCTTGCCGTCGCGCTCGCGCTCGTCCCCGGGCTCTCGGGTGCCGGCAAGTCGCCGCTCGAACAGCGGATCCAGGCCGAGCGCGCGAAGGCGCAGCAGATTCAATCGCGCCTGCACGCAAAACGCGCCGAACTGAACTCCGTCACGGCGCGGTACGACGATCTGCAGCGCCAACTCGGCGAGACGAACGCAGCAATCGGACAGGTGAACGGCCGGCTCGGCACGCTGCAGGTCCAGCACGACTGGACCGAGCGCCGCATAGATTGGAACGCGATCCAACTCGACGCGGCGCGCCGCTCGCTGCGGCTCCACGACGAGCTGCTCAAACGGCGCCTCGTGGACATCTACGAGTACGGCGACATGACGTACCTGAACACGCTGGTCGCCGCTCGTTCGTTCAGCGAGTTCGTCGAGCGCTGGGAAGACCTGCGGCTGCTCATCGCCGCGAACGAGCGCACCGTGCGCGCGCGCAAGGCCGAGGAGGCGCGCGTCACCGCGATCGAGGCCGACCTCGAGCGCACGCGGCTCGAATTACAGCAAGAAGAGACCGCTCAGGAAGAGGCGCGCAGCCAACTGAATTCGCTCGCCGACGAGCGCAAGACCCTCGTCGAGTTCGCCGCGATGCGAAAGCACGACGTCGCATCCCAGGTCGCCGAGATGGAGAGCCTCTCCGCCGCGGAGGAGTCGCAACTCGAAGGTTTGATTCTCGAGCGCGAGCGCGAGCTCGAGGCCCAGCAACGCGCGGCCGGCATCGCGGGCGGCACGCCGAGCTCCGGCAGTTCGGGGAGCTTTTCGTGGCCGGTGACCGGAACGATCACCTCGCCCTTCGGCTGGCGCTCCAACCCCTTCGGGGGGAGCCCCGAGTTCCACCAAGGGCTCGACATCGCGGCGCCGGCCGGCACGACCGTGACGGCGGCGGCCGCCGGAACGGTCATCATGGCGCAGTGGTACGGCGGCTACGGCAACTACATCTTGATCGACCACGGGGGCGGCTACTCGACCGGCTACGGCCACCTCTCGGCCATCTACGTTGCCTCAGGCCAGGTCGTCGCCCGCGGCCAGGCGATCGGGGCGGTCGGCTCCACGGGGCAATCGACGGGCCCTCATTTGCATTTTGAGGTTAGGATTGCGGGCAAACCTGTTGACCCGGCGCCCCGGCTCCATTAA
- a CDS encoding peroxiredoxin: MRRALPAAMVLSALLAVPAVAALSVGAKAPDFTLQASQGGNVFTFGLAAALMQGPVVLYFYPAAFTTGCTIEAHDFADAIDKYKAYGATVIGVSHDQIATLQKFSVSECRSKFAVAADTDETVIKAYDAVLPQHPSYANRTSYVIAPDGTIIYTYTSMDPSQHVTNTLAALQTWKAGHP; encoded by the coding sequence ATGCGTCGCGCGCTGCCGGCAGCCATGGTGCTGTCGGCGCTATTGGCCGTTCCCGCCGTGGCGGCGCTCTCGGTGGGCGCCAAAGCGCCCGATTTCACGCTGCAGGCGTCGCAAGGCGGCAACGTCTTCACGTTCGGGCTGGCCGCGGCCCTGATGCAGGGTCCGGTGGTGCTCTACTTCTATCCCGCCGCGTTCACGACGGGCTGCACGATCGAGGCGCACGACTTCGCCGACGCGATCGACAAGTACAAAGCCTACGGCGCGACGGTCATCGGGGTCTCGCACGACCAGATCGCTACGCTGCAGAAGTTCTCGGTCAGCGAGTGCCGCAGCAAGTTCGCGGTGGCCGCCGACACCGACGAGACGGTGATCAAGGCGTACGACGCCGTCCTACCGCAGCATCCCTCGTATGCAAATCGCACGTCGTACGTCATCGCGCCCGACGGCACGATCATCTACACGTACACGAGCATGGACCCGTCGCAGCACGTAACGAACACGCTCGCCGCGCTGCAGACCTGGAAGGCCGGCCACCCCTAG
- a CDS encoding acyl-CoA dehydrogenase family protein has product MDFDLTDEQRAIQGLAREFARDEVRPRAEEMDRNESFPYELVAKMAELGFMGLPFPEEYGGAGGDTVSYALAVMEIARADASTAITMAAHVSLGATPFFLFGSERQKQEYLVPLARGERLWGFGLTEPGAGSDAGNVQTKAELRGGKWTINGTKAFITNSGTDITGGTTITAVTGRRPDGSREISNLIVPQATPGFTRSRKYAKMGWRASDTRELSFVDAVVPEENLLGPRGEGYRQFLSILDGGRISVAALSIGLAMGAYDEALAYSKERHAFGKPISKFQAISFKLVDMLTEIEHAKLMMLRAAWEKDQGRDYVQAASFAKLFAGELSHRVVNDALQIHGGYGFMDEYPISRMYRDQKINEIGEGTNEVQRLILARLMGL; this is encoded by the coding sequence ATGGACTTCGATTTAACCGACGAGCAAAGGGCTATCCAGGGGCTCGCGCGCGAGTTCGCACGCGACGAAGTGAGGCCGCGCGCCGAAGAGATGGATCGTAACGAGAGCTTTCCATACGAACTGGTCGCGAAGATGGCCGAGCTTGGGTTCATGGGCTTGCCGTTTCCCGAAGAGTACGGCGGCGCCGGCGGGGACACGGTGAGTTACGCGCTCGCGGTAATGGAGATCGCGCGCGCCGACGCGTCGACCGCGATCACGATGGCGGCGCACGTCTCGCTCGGCGCGACGCCGTTCTTTCTCTTCGGCAGCGAACGTCAAAAGCAAGAGTATCTCGTGCCGCTCGCGCGCGGCGAGAGACTCTGGGGCTTCGGCCTCACCGAGCCCGGTGCGGGAAGCGACGCCGGGAACGTGCAGACGAAGGCGGAGCTGCGCGGCGGCAAGTGGACGATCAACGGCACGAAGGCGTTCATCACGAACTCGGGCACCGACATCACGGGCGGGACGACGATCACCGCGGTAACGGGCAGGCGCCCGGACGGATCGCGCGAGATATCGAACCTCATCGTCCCGCAGGCGACGCCGGGATTCACGCGCAGCCGCAAGTACGCGAAGATGGGATGGCGCGCGTCGGATACGCGCGAGCTCTCGTTCGTCGACGCGGTCGTTCCGGAGGAGAACCTGCTCGGGCCGCGCGGCGAAGGCTACCGGCAGTTCCTTTCGATCCTCGACGGCGGACGCATCTCGGTCGCCGCGCTTTCGATCGGGCTGGCGATGGGCGCGTACGACGAGGCGCTCGCATATTCGAAAGAACGCCACGCGTTCGGCAAGCCGATCAGCAAGTTCCAGGCGATCTCGTTCAAGCTCGTGGACATGCTCACCGAGATCGAGCACGCAAAACTGATGATGCTGCGTGCGGCGTGGGAGAAGGACCAGGGGCGCGACTACGTCCAGGCCGCGAGCTTCGCGAAACTCTTCGCCGGCGAGCTATCGCATCGCGTCGTCAACGACGCGCTCCAGATTCACGGCGGGTACGGCTTCATGGACGAGTACCCGATCTCGCGGATGTACCGCGATCAGAAGATCAACGAGATCGGCGAGGGCACGAACGAGGTCCAGCGCCTCATCCTGGCCCGCCTCATGGGGTTGTGA
- a CDS encoding S41 family peptidase, whose product MSRYFRILLMLLLVAAVTTAAAVLIGYRTGMLARQSVLEVATTGDLRDLFESQGNSGSMLVDIALRRLESDYYKPVDPQTPIAGEAAGLKSYLGAKKVSAPLPSTSAQGDPMADGERAGELLTYAQQNYAQSLGPHGRDDLTEAALRGIMTSVHDPYTVYLSPREIQGLNESLSGGNFGGIGVYIYQLKDGRIVVQPIESLPAARAGMKPGQVVDSVDGKPVRGLSIDRVEEMIRGEAGTVVHLQAHPYTAPSSERSYAIVREIIHVPTVRAKMEDGIDYIRLSDFGTTSADEVRKALLDGRAHNARAYILDLRDNGGGLLDAAVQISSLFIPQGTIVSTIKRDGSRTSESALGTAIGGLHPLAILVNKYTASASEITSGALQDYHLATLVGTRTFGKGVVQSIFAMPDNGALKITTARYLTPAGRDIQHHGIEPDVVVNQDPNPSIIDTPADKQLAAAKARLQSQLR is encoded by the coding sequence ATGAGCCGTTACTTTCGCATTCTCCTGATGCTCCTGTTGGTCGCCGCGGTTACCACGGCGGCCGCGGTCCTCATCGGCTATCGCACGGGCATGCTCGCGCGCCAGTCGGTGCTCGAGGTTGCCACGACCGGCGACCTGCGCGACCTCTTCGAGTCGCAGGGGAACTCGGGCTCGATGCTCGTGGACATCGCGCTGCGCAGGCTGGAGAGCGATTACTACAAGCCGGTCGATCCGCAGACGCCCATCGCCGGCGAGGCCGCTGGGCTCAAGAGTTACCTCGGCGCGAAGAAGGTCTCCGCGCCGCTGCCGAGCACGAGCGCGCAGGGCGATCCGATGGCGGACGGCGAGCGCGCCGGCGAGTTGCTCACCTACGCGCAACAGAACTACGCGCAGTCGCTCGGTCCGCACGGAAGAGACGATCTCACCGAGGCGGCGCTGCGCGGCATCATGACCTCGGTCCACGATCCGTACACCGTCTATCTCTCGCCGCGCGAGATTCAAGGCCTCAACGAATCGCTCTCGGGCGGAAACTTCGGCGGCATCGGCGTCTACATCTATCAACTCAAAGACGGGCGGATCGTCGTGCAGCCGATCGAGAGTCTGCCGGCGGCGCGCGCCGGAATGAAACCGGGGCAAGTCGTCGACTCGGTCGACGGCAAGCCGGTGCGCGGGCTCAGCATCGATCGCGTCGAGGAGATGATTCGCGGCGAGGCGGGAACGGTCGTCCACCTGCAGGCGCATCCATACACCGCGCCTTCCTCCGAGCGCTCCTACGCGATCGTTCGCGAGATCATCCACGTGCCGACGGTTCGCGCGAAGATGGAAGACGGCATCGATTACATTCGCTTGTCGGACTTCGGCACGACGTCGGCCGACGAGGTTCGCAAGGCGCTGCTCGACGGCCGGGCGCACAACGCCCGCGCCTACATTCTCGACCTGCGCGACAACGGCGGCGGCCTGCTCGACGCCGCGGTGCAGATCTCGAGCCTCTTCATTCCCCAGGGCACGATCGTCTCGACGATCAAGCGCGACGGCTCGCGCACGAGCGAATCGGCGCTCGGCACGGCAATCGGCGGCTTGCATCCGCTCGCGATCCTCGTGAACAAGTACACGGCGAGCGCGTCGGAGATTACGTCGGGCGCACTCCAGGATTACCACCTCGCGACGCTCGTCGGCACGCGCACGTTCGGAAAGGGCGTCGTCCAGAGCATCTTCGCGATGCCCGACAATGGGGCGCTCAAGATCACGACCGCTCGCTACCTAACTCCGGCCGGACGCGACATCCAGCATCACGGCATCGAGCCCGACGTCGTCGTCAATCAGGATCCCAACCCGTCGATCATCGACACGCCGGCGGACAAGCAGTTGGCCGCCGCCAAGGCACGTTTGCAATCGCAGCTACGTTAA
- a CDS encoding S41 family peptidase, whose amino-acid sequence MKRHISIFWAAALIVALVQLPAASAAPAQHLSTADAGEITTSFDYLTDNFYKKVDPQVVLDTVRAELLSAMRTAGVKNASLPQMHASEAAGTNVREIDAEIEKAAAESKSKFTPHQLTYLALDGMMKSVNDRYTVFMTPKEFAGLNQGLDGGDFGGTGIVIQVDDKTKYISVENVVPDGPADKAGVEQDDLILTIDGVSTKGLSLAQASGKLRGKEGTKVTLTLQRDSGAAPAPITITRAKIHQLSVYEKMLPGKIGYVALTVFGRDTGDELNAALGRLQKDGARALILDLRDNGGGYLEAAVAVSSKFISSGPIVSVESRASNITTLEADNTAINPVPLVVLVNGYTASASEITSGAIQDSSVGTIMGTKTFGKGVVQTIVPLPDKSAIKVTTARYLTPRNRDINHLGITPDVVVIENKHPQFGTPAKDDQLTRAIQYLNDKLAHLNQENGG is encoded by the coding sequence ATGAAACGCCACATTTCGATCTTCTGGGCGGCCGCGCTCATCGTCGCGCTCGTCCAACTGCCGGCGGCATCGGCCGCACCGGCGCAACACCTCTCCACGGCGGACGCCGGGGAGATCACGACGAGCTTCGACTATTTGACGGATAACTTTTACAAGAAGGTCGATCCGCAGGTCGTCCTCGACACGGTTCGGGCGGAGCTGCTCTCCGCGATGCGCACGGCAGGCGTTAAGAACGCCTCGCTTCCGCAGATGCACGCGAGCGAAGCGGCCGGAACGAACGTTCGCGAGATCGACGCGGAGATCGAAAAAGCGGCGGCCGAGTCGAAGTCGAAGTTCACGCCGCACCAGCTCACCTATCTCGCGCTCGACGGGATGATGAAGTCGGTCAACGACCGCTACACGGTCTTCATGACGCCGAAAGAATTCGCAGGGCTCAATCAAGGGCTCGACGGCGGCGACTTCGGCGGAACCGGCATCGTCATTCAAGTTGACGACAAGACGAAGTACATCTCGGTCGAGAACGTCGTGCCGGACGGTCCCGCCGACAAGGCGGGCGTCGAGCAAGACGATCTCATCCTGACGATCGACGGCGTTTCGACGAAGGGGCTCAGCCTCGCCCAGGCGAGCGGCAAGCTCCGCGGCAAGGAAGGCACGAAGGTTACGCTGACGCTTCAGCGCGACAGCGGCGCGGCGCCCGCGCCGATCACGATTACCCGAGCGAAGATCCATCAGCTGAGCGTCTATGAGAAGATGCTGCCCGGCAAGATCGGATACGTCGCGCTGACCGTCTTCGGACGCGATACCGGCGACGAGCTCAACGCCGCGCTCGGTCGCCTGCAGAAGGACGGCGCGCGCGCGCTGATTCTCGACCTGCGCGACAACGGCGGCGGTTATCTCGAAGCCGCGGTCGCCGTTAGTTCGAAGTTCATCTCGAGCGGACCGATCGTCTCGGTCGAGTCCCGCGCGTCGAACATCACGACGCTGGAGGCCGATAACACGGCGATCAATCCGGTGCCGCTCGTCGTTCTGGTCAACGGTTACACGGCGTCGGCGTCGGAGATCACGTCAGGCGCGATTCAAGATAGCAGCGTGGGCACGATCATGGGCACGAAGACGTTCGGAAAGGGCGTCGTGCAGACGATCGTTCCGCTTCCCGACAAGAGCGCGATCAAGGTGACGACGGCGCGCTATCTGACGCCGCGCAACCGCGACATCAACCACCTCGGCATCACGCCCGACGTCGTCGTGATCGAGAACAAGCACCCGCAGTTCGGGACGCCGGCGAAAGACGACCAACTGACGCGCGCGATCCAGTATCTGAACGACAAGCTCGCCCATCTGAATCAAGAAAACGGCGGCTAG
- a CDS encoding DNA recombination protein RmuC, whose amino-acid sequence MTLEALGIFLFGAAIGAVVAWLAARSENAALRTALAHAQDAGETKVDALIERAKNELREATALRASERVGELVTPVAQKLGEFDRLLTELRGRAEKLENATANLTTQTSTLVTALRNPTSRGKWGEMQLRNVVEKAGMTPYCDFAEQQTVALEEARARPDMTVNLPGERCVFVDAKAPLDAMQSALDEADDDARRKLVKQHARALRDHVDALARRGYHTAKGSADYVVMFVAGEAFLSSACNDDPALIEYALDKGVLITGPLTLISLLRTFAMGWQALRQEENAKRIATIGKIFYERASKFAEHLVDVRKHLERTVNAFNGAVSSYESKLLPQGRKLKDEASLANDELAEIPPIDVVPRDVTALDGGSTQKRRPRAQQLFAQDDAV is encoded by the coding sequence ATGACACTCGAGGCACTCGGCATCTTTCTCTTCGGCGCGGCGATCGGCGCGGTCGTCGCCTGGCTGGCGGCGCGCTCGGAGAATGCCGCGCTGCGCACGGCGCTCGCGCACGCGCAAGACGCCGGCGAGACGAAGGTCGACGCGCTGATCGAGCGCGCGAAGAACGAGCTGCGCGAAGCGACCGCTCTGCGCGCCAGCGAGCGCGTCGGCGAGCTCGTCACGCCGGTCGCGCAGAAACTCGGGGAGTTCGACCGGCTCCTCACCGAGTTGCGCGGCCGCGCCGAGAAACTCGAGAACGCAACGGCGAATCTCACGACGCAGACCTCGACGCTCGTCACGGCCCTGCGCAACCCTACCTCGCGCGGGAAATGGGGCGAGATGCAGCTGCGCAACGTCGTCGAGAAGGCCGGCATGACGCCGTACTGCGACTTCGCCGAGCAGCAAACGGTCGCGCTCGAAGAGGCTCGCGCGCGTCCCGACATGACCGTGAACCTTCCCGGGGAGCGTTGCGTCTTCGTCGACGCGAAGGCGCCGCTCGATGCGATGCAGTCCGCGCTCGACGAAGCCGACGACGACGCGCGCCGCAAGCTGGTCAAGCAGCACGCGCGGGCTCTGCGCGACCACGTGGACGCGCTTGCGCGCCGCGGCTATCACACCGCGAAGGGTTCGGCCGATTACGTCGTCATGTTCGTCGCGGGCGAAGCATTCTTGAGCTCCGCCTGCAACGACGATCCGGCGCTCATCGAGTACGCGCTCGACAAGGGCGTGCTCATCACCGGGCCGCTGACGCTGATCAGCCTGCTGCGCACGTTCGCAATGGGATGGCAGGCGCTGCGGCAGGAAGAGAACGCAAAGCGAATCGCAACGATCGGCAAGATCTTCTACGAAAGGGCCTCCAAGTTCGCCGAGCACCTCGTCGACGTGCGCAAGCACCTCGAGCGAACCGTCAACGCGTTCAACGGCGCGGTGAGCTCCTACGAGTCGAAACTCCTCCCACAGGGACGCAAACTAAAGGACGAAGCGTCGCTGGCAAATGACGAACTGGCGGAGATTCCGCCGATCGACGTCGTCCCCCGCGACGTCACCGCGCTCGACGGCGGCTCCACGCAGAAGCGCCGGCCGCGCGCGCAGCAGCTCTTCGCGCAGGACGACGCCGTGTAG